In Sphingomonas sp. PAMC26645, one DNA window encodes the following:
- a CDS encoding chlorophyllase, protein MNNLIDKARRLPVNAAVTTISISPVTLSIPDHERELELRITAPMSGRELPIILLSHGHGPSLYISSKDGYGPLASFLAEHGFVVIQPTHANSKVGGLAPDAPGGPLFWQERVQELTCILDQMETIDASVPALTGRIDHDRIAAVGHSLGSHTVSVLLGARLSDRGEAARDVDMRDPRVKVGVLLAGLGRGEDLDGPMGSRYPALRLDFSTLTTKTLVVSGDADVSPHLTTRGADWHADAFSDAPGGDSLLTLAGAKHGLGGIAGYDAKETDDEDPDRLGVTQRMVWAYLWSALNPGNAAWQDAISALENEATEFGKVDSK, encoded by the coding sequence GTGAACAATCTTATCGACAAAGCTCGGCGGCTTCCCGTGAATGCGGCAGTCACAACCATCTCGATCAGCCCGGTAACTCTGTCGATCCCGGATCACGAGAGAGAACTCGAACTCCGTATTACCGCGCCGATGAGCGGTCGCGAACTCCCGATCATCCTGCTATCGCACGGACACGGTCCTTCGCTCTACATATCATCGAAGGACGGTTACGGACCGCTTGCAAGCTTCCTGGCGGAGCACGGCTTCGTCGTCATCCAGCCCACGCACGCGAATTCGAAGGTGGGCGGCCTGGCACCTGACGCACCAGGCGGCCCCCTTTTCTGGCAGGAACGCGTCCAGGAATTGACCTGCATCCTCGATCAGATGGAAACTATCGACGCATCGGTTCCAGCCCTTACCGGCCGAATTGATCACGATCGGATCGCGGCTGTCGGCCACTCACTTGGCAGCCACACCGTAAGCGTGCTGCTAGGTGCCCGCCTCAGCGACCGAGGCGAGGCAGCTCGCGACGTCGACATGCGCGACCCCCGGGTAAAGGTGGGCGTGTTGCTTGCTGGGCTAGGTCGCGGCGAAGACCTCGACGGACCTATGGGCTCGCGCTACCCCGCGCTCAGGCTCGATTTTTCCACCCTCACCACCAAGACCCTGGTCGTATCGGGGGACGCCGATGTTAGTCCGCACCTGACGACCCGCGGTGCTGACTGGCATGCAGATGCCTTTTCCGATGCCCCGGGGGGTGACAGCTTGCTGACCTTGGCGGGAGCCAAGCATGGGCTTGGCGGCATCGCCGGCTACGACGCGAAGGAGACGGACGACGAAGATCCCGACCGCCTCGGCGTCACGCAACGCATGGTTTGGGCATACCTGTGGTCGGCCCTAAACCCAGGCAATGCCGCTTGGCAGGACGCAATTTCAGCTCTCGAGAACGAAGCGACGGAGTTCGGTAAAGTAGATAGCAAATGA
- a CDS encoding cupin domain-containing protein, with protein sequence MLSPTTLAAAFDRVTDYWSPKVIGRENNQLLKAAKLKGELVWHAHDGQDELFYIVKGSLRIEFEDCAVELEKGDFLTVPSGIRHNPVALDECWVLLIEPAETKHTGDEMTSRTRSLKEQLS encoded by the coding sequence ATGTTGTCCCCTACAACACTCGCGGCCGCGTTCGATAGAGTAACCGACTATTGGTCGCCGAAGGTGATCGGCCGGGAGAACAACCAGTTACTAAAGGCTGCAAAGCTGAAGGGCGAGTTGGTCTGGCACGCCCATGACGGGCAAGACGAGCTGTTCTATATTGTCAAAGGCTCCCTGCGGATCGAGTTCGAAGATTGTGCGGTTGAGCTCGAGAAAGGGGATTTTTTGACAGTGCCGAGCGGCATTCGGCATAATCCCGTGGCACTGGATGAGTGTTGGGTCTTATTGATCGAGCCGGCCGAAACCAAACACACCGGCGATGAGATGACCTCGCGTACTCGCAGCCTGAAAGAGCAGCTAAGCTGA
- the asd gene encoding archaetidylserine decarboxylase (Phosphatidylserine decarboxylase is synthesized as a single chain precursor. Generation of the pyruvoyl active site from a Ser is coupled to cleavage of a Gly-Ser bond between the larger (beta) and smaller (alpha chains). It is an integral membrane protein.), giving the protein MSDRLPVLLQYILPKQHLTTLAGHIARAHGGAMTTRLIRWFVGKYSVDMNEAADADIRSYKSFNEFFTRPLKAGSRPIAAADFVCPVDGAISQFGSIDDHHILQAKGHRFTTTQLVGGDAALASQFRHGSFANLYLSPRDYHRLHMPCDGKLTRMIYVPGKLFSVNPVTARDVPNLFARNERVVCVFESVEHGVFVMVLVGATIVGSMATVWHGVVNPTRINRTSEWAYTDQDIVLKKGEEMGRFLLGSTIVMLWKRGAIAFNEDWVPERNVRLGELMGQRAT; this is encoded by the coding sequence ATGTCTGATCGCCTGCCGGTCTTACTCCAATACATATTGCCTAAGCAGCATCTCACCACGCTGGCAGGTCACATCGCCAGGGCGCATGGGGGTGCGATGACAACGCGGCTCATCCGCTGGTTCGTTGGCAAATATTCCGTCGATATGAACGAAGCCGCGGATGCGGACATTCGGAGCTACAAGAGCTTCAACGAGTTCTTCACCCGTCCCCTCAAAGCGGGGTCACGCCCTATCGCGGCTGCCGACTTTGTCTGCCCAGTCGATGGCGCAATCAGCCAGTTCGGCTCGATTGATGACCATCACATTCTACAAGCAAAGGGGCATCGGTTCACCACGACGCAGCTTGTTGGCGGCGACGCCGCACTGGCCAGTCAGTTTCGCCACGGCAGCTTCGCAAACCTGTACCTGTCCCCGAGAGACTACCACCGCCTGCACATGCCCTGCGATGGCAAGCTCACACGCATGATCTACGTCCCCGGTAAGCTTTTTTCAGTAAACCCCGTCACAGCACGCGACGTGCCGAACCTGTTTGCGCGCAACGAGCGAGTAGTTTGCGTCTTTGAATCGGTAGAGCACGGCGTATTCGTCATGGTGCTGGTGGGAGCCACCATCGTTGGAAGCATGGCGACTGTGTGGCACGGTGTAGTCAATCCTACGCGCATCAACAGGACGTCGGAGTGGGCATATACCGACCAGGACATCGTGCTGAAAAAAGGCGAGGAAATGGGCCGCTTTCTCCTTGGCTCAACGATCGTGATGTTGTGGAAGCGAGGCGCCATTGCGTTCAACGAAGACTGGGTGCCGGAACGGAATGTGCGCTTGGGCGAACTGATGGGGCAGCGCGCAACCTGA
- a CDS encoding RcnB family protein: MTGKFLKLLMAASALVPATMMASTATAQQVDQDRGDRGQRPDRGQRQDRGDRGSRPDGQPFQQQRPDRPAAPDQGQRPQRADLGTQPQVRGDRPDGQARPDWNGQRGGQRGDRQAWNGQRGAGQGWNGQTRPDPQAGQNRPDWNRDQGRPGFDRGNQQADRGQFDRNGGRGDWRNDGRNDNRDDWRNGGRDRYQNRQPNRAYGNVQGYGRGGYNQGHYNQGGAWNRGWRNDNRYAWSNYRASNRGAYHLPRYYAPSGWGSGYRRFGVGFSLNSILYNQNYWIQDPYTYRLPEAYGPYRWVRYYNDALLVDLDSGRVVDTVYDIFW, from the coding sequence ATGACGGGCAAGTTTCTCAAACTCTTGATGGCGGCTTCCGCGTTGGTGCCGGCAACCATGATGGCATCGACCGCGACGGCGCAACAGGTCGACCAGGACCGTGGTGATCGTGGCCAGCGTCCTGACCGGGGGCAGCGTCAGGATCGTGGCGATCGGGGCTCACGTCCAGATGGGCAACCCTTTCAGCAGCAGCGCCCCGACCGCCCCGCCGCGCCCGACCAAGGCCAGCGCCCGCAACGCGCCGATCTCGGCACGCAACCGCAAGTCCGCGGCGACCGTCCCGATGGTCAAGCCCGTCCCGATTGGAACGGTCAGCGCGGCGGACAGCGTGGCGACCGTCAGGCTTGGAACGGTCAGCGCGGCGCCGGCCAAGGCTGGAACGGCCAGACCCGTCCCGACCCGCAGGCCGGTCAAAACCGCCCCGACTGGAACCGCGACCAGGGACGCCCCGGTTTCGATCGCGGTAACCAGCAAGCGGATCGCGGCCAGTTCGATCGCAACGGTGGACGCGGCGATTGGCGTAACGACGGACGCAACGACAACCGCGACGACTGGCGCAACGGCGGCCGCGATCGCTATCAGAACCGCCAGCCCAACCGCGCCTACGGCAACGTCCAGGGCTATGGTCGCGGCGGCTACAACCAGGGTCACTATAACCAGGGCGGCGCATGGAACCGTGGCTGGCGTAACGACAACCGCTATGCCTGGAGCAACTACCGCGCATCCAACCGCGGCGCGTACCACCTCCCGCGCTACTATGCGCCGAGCGGCTGGGGATCGGGCTATCGTCGCTTCGGCGTCGGCTTTTCGCTGAACAGCATTCTCTACAACCAGAATTACTGGATCCAGGACCCGTACACCTACCGCCTGCCCGAGGCGTACGGCCCGTATCGCTGGGTGCGCTATTACAACGACGCGTTGCTGGTCGACCTCGACAGCGGCCGCGTGGTCGACACGGTGTACGACATCTTCTGGTAG
- a CDS encoding DUF6538 domain-containing protein has protein sequence MGTSWKHPTTGFYYMRRQIPGKMRPAFGGKALSKVSLNTKSAAAAQILFL, from the coding sequence ATGGGGACATCCTGGAAGCACCCGACTACCGGTTTTTATTACATGCGTCGGCAGATACCCGGGAAGATGCGTCCCGCTTTTGGCGGTAAGGCGCTTTCGAAGGTGTCGCTCAACACGAAGAGCGCGGCCGCAGCCCAAATTCTGTTCCTTTAA
- a CDS encoding DUF2239 family protein, whose product MRRLVDEARRADSGQTDRKAAHERTYRLLSGLAGNFPGYEEAIHALFAGADKAFAGRMAVWPPDVRDYALALAQPNLKTEGS is encoded by the coding sequence TTGCGCCGCCTTGTTGACGAAGCGCGCCGTGCAGATAGCGGCCAGACCGATCGCAAAGCCGCACATGAGCGCACGTATCGCTTGCTGTCTGGTCTGGCCGGCAATTTTCCCGGCTACGAGGAAGCGATCCATGCCTTGTTTGCTGGTGCGGATAAAGCGTTTGCGGGGCGGATGGCAGTGTGGCCGCCAGACGTTCGGGACTATGCCCTCGCGTTAGCCCAACCCAATCTGAAAACCGAAGGATCGTGA
- the recJ gene encoding single-stranded-DNA-specific exonuclease RecJ, giving the protein MTVLGVTSSILGQPWRWRALAADGRDGFGINGSGDDLVTQLLLARGCPRDALDAHRTPSIRAFMPDPSIFRDMDRAAERLADAVQAHEQVAIFGDYDVDGATSAALMVLVLRDLGIEARPYIPDRLLEGYGPTGEALVRLAGEGATLIVTVDCGAQAFDALDAARDAKVDVIVIDHHKCSTALPHALALVNPNRLDETEGAAHGHLAAVGMCFLAAAALVRTLRARGFFKDRAEPKLIDLLDIVALGTVADVAQLRGLNRAFVSQGLKVMGARKNIGVAALIEASRLTRNPTCTDLGFALGPRINAGGRVGRADLGVRLLTTQDPDEARQIATELDHLNEERRAIETAVQEAADLLSSRDRAVAVVAGHGWHPGVIGIVAGRLKEKLGRPAIVIAIDENGIGKGSGRSIPGVDLGAAVMAAREHGLLVAGGGHAMAAGLTIAKAAIPAFTNFLEERLAAAVERSNGDRALLLDAVLAAGGVNPGLVDSMEAGGPYGMGWPAPRVAMGPVRVIKADVVGNGHVRTIVAGDDGRNIKAMAFRSAESALGQALLGAAPHRKLWLAGRAKIDDWSSRPSAELHVEDAAWAD; this is encoded by the coding sequence ATGACAGTTCTCGGCGTAACCTCTTCCATCCTCGGCCAACCCTGGCGCTGGCGCGCGCTTGCCGCAGACGGCCGGGACGGTTTCGGGATCAACGGTTCGGGCGACGACCTCGTCACGCAGCTCCTCCTGGCCCGAGGCTGCCCCCGCGATGCGCTCGACGCGCACCGCACGCCGTCGATCCGCGCGTTCATGCCCGATCCGTCGATCTTCCGCGACATGGACCGCGCCGCCGAGCGCCTCGCCGACGCCGTGCAGGCGCACGAACAGGTCGCGATCTTCGGCGATTACGACGTCGATGGCGCCACCTCCGCCGCGCTGATGGTCCTCGTCCTCCGCGATCTCGGCATAGAGGCGCGCCCGTACATCCCCGACCGCCTGCTCGAAGGCTATGGCCCGACGGGCGAAGCGCTCGTCCGCCTCGCCGGCGAAGGCGCCACGCTGATCGTCACGGTCGACTGCGGCGCACAGGCGTTCGACGCGCTCGATGCCGCCCGCGACGCGAAGGTCGACGTCATCGTCATCGACCACCACAAATGCTCGACCGCGCTTCCGCACGCGCTCGCGCTGGTAAACCCCAACCGCCTCGACGAGACCGAAGGCGCGGCCCACGGCCACCTCGCCGCCGTCGGCATGTGCTTCCTCGCCGCCGCCGCTCTAGTCCGCACGCTCCGCGCGCGCGGCTTCTTCAAGGACCGCGCCGAGCCCAAGCTGATCGACCTGCTAGACATCGTCGCGCTAGGCACCGTCGCCGACGTCGCCCAACTTCGCGGCCTCAACCGCGCGTTCGTGTCGCAGGGCCTCAAGGTCATGGGCGCGCGCAAGAACATCGGTGTCGCCGCGCTGATCGAGGCCTCGCGCCTGACGCGCAACCCGACCTGCACCGACCTCGGCTTCGCGCTCGGCCCGCGCATTAACGCCGGCGGCCGAGTCGGTCGCGCAGACCTCGGTGTCCGCCTGCTCACCACCCAGGACCCCGACGAAGCCCGCCAGATCGCCACCGAACTCGACCACCTCAACGAAGAACGCCGCGCGATCGAAACAGCCGTGCAGGAGGCCGCCGACCTCCTCTCCAGCCGCGACCGCGCGGTCGCCGTCGTCGCCGGCCATGGCTGGCACCCCGGCGTGATCGGCATCGTTGCCGGTCGCCTCAAGGAAAAGCTCGGTCGCCCGGCGATCGTCATCGCAATCGACGAGAACGGCATCGGCAAGGGCTCCGGCCGCTCGATCCCCGGCGTAGACCTCGGCGCAGCGGTGATGGCTGCCCGCGAACACGGACTGCTGGTGGCGGGCGGGGGCCACGCGATGGCCGCCGGCCTGACGATCGCCAAAGCCGCGATTCCCGCCTTCACCAACTTCCTCGAAGAGCGCCTAGCTGCCGCGGTCGAACGCTCTAATGGCGACCGCGCGCTACTGCTCGACGCGGTGCTGGCGGCAGGCGGCGTCAACCCCGGCCTCGTCGACTCGATGGAGGCCGGCGGCCCCTATGGGATGGGTTGGCCAGCCCCGCGCGTTGCGATGGGCCCGGTCCGCGTCATCAAGGCGGACGTGGTCGGCAACGGCCATGTCCGCACGATCGTCGCCGGCGACGACGGCCGCAACATCAAGGCGATGGCATTCCGCTCGGCCGAAAGCGCGCTAGGCCAAGCGCTGCTGGGCGCCGCCCCCCACCGCAAGCTCTGGCTCGCCGGCCGCGCGAAGATCGACGACTGGTCCTCGCGGCCGTCCGCGGAATTACACGTCGAAGATGCCGCCTGGGCCGATTGA
- a CDS encoding 2OG-Fe(II) oxygenase: MGIFSKAKKVDPAAAVRQAFGSQVAARLDANPAVQRIAMDTVQFYYQDKFLDPATCKQLIAVIDSKRRPSTLLSDRPNSNFRTSESCDMDRWSLEVQPTDEAIATLLGIDLLHGETMQGQRYAPGQQFRAHHDYFHESESYWARMQEQGGQRTWTAMVFLNDVPEGGATWFPQAGVKIAPKRGMLLAWNNMNPDGTPNGLTLHEGMPVVEGVKYIVTKWFRERPWMK; the protein is encoded by the coding sequence GTGGGTATCTTTTCAAAAGCCAAGAAGGTCGATCCGGCCGCGGCAGTCCGCCAGGCCTTCGGATCGCAGGTCGCCGCGCGTCTCGACGCCAATCCCGCGGTGCAGCGCATCGCGATGGACACGGTGCAATTCTATTACCAAGACAAGTTCCTCGATCCCGCGACCTGCAAGCAGCTGATCGCGGTGATCGATTCGAAGCGACGGCCGTCGACCTTGCTGTCCGATCGCCCGAACAGCAATTTCCGCACCAGCGAAAGCTGCGACATGGATCGCTGGTCGCTCGAGGTGCAGCCGACCGACGAGGCGATCGCGACCTTGCTCGGGATCGACCTGCTCCACGGCGAGACGATGCAGGGCCAGCGCTATGCCCCCGGCCAGCAATTCCGCGCGCACCATGACTATTTCCACGAGTCCGAAAGCTATTGGGCCAGAATGCAGGAGCAAGGCGGCCAGCGCACCTGGACCGCGATGGTGTTCCTCAACGACGTCCCCGAAGGCGGCGCGACGTGGTTCCCGCAGGCGGGCGTGAAGATTGCGCCGAAACGCGGCATGCTGCTCGCGTGGAACAACATGAACCCGGATGGGACGCCCAACGGGCTGACGCTGCACGAGGGTATGCCGGTGGTCGAGGGCGTGAAGTATATCGTGACGAAGTGGTTTCGCGAGCGTCCCTGGATGAAGTGA
- a CDS encoding TetR/AcrR family transcriptional regulator codes for MRSNAPYGKPFMMDGALTEREKAATSAEGTPKRRVRADAQRSEDAVLEAAKALFAEAGVDATVRQIADRAGVGMGTLYRRFPKRSDLIAAVFRREVDACAAEAATLATRYTPGEALERWLKRYAQFLGTKKGLAVALHSGDPAFDELPAYFRAHFEPALASLLDAAAATKEVRDDVEPYDLLRAIGNLGVATGEDGSAHAGRILNLLIDGLRHRQSHS; via the coding sequence ATGCGGAGCAATGCTCCGTATGGCAAGCCGTTTATGATGGATGGTGCTTTGACGGAACGTGAGAAGGCCGCGACTAGCGCGGAAGGAACACCAAAGCGGCGCGTTCGCGCTGACGCCCAGCGCAGTGAAGACGCTGTGCTGGAGGCGGCCAAAGCTCTCTTTGCGGAGGCGGGCGTCGATGCGACGGTGAGGCAGATCGCAGATCGAGCCGGTGTCGGTATGGGCACGCTCTACCGTCGCTTTCCAAAGCGATCGGACCTTATTGCCGCGGTATTTCGCCGCGAAGTCGATGCCTGCGCTGCGGAAGCGGCAACACTAGCGACACGCTACACGCCTGGAGAGGCGCTGGAGCGTTGGCTGAAACGGTACGCGCAATTCCTTGGGACAAAGAAGGGCCTCGCAGTCGCTCTTCACTCTGGCGACCCGGCGTTCGACGAGCTGCCAGCCTATTTTCGAGCGCATTTCGAGCCTGCGCTTGCTTCCCTACTCGATGCGGCAGCAGCGACGAAGGAAGTGCGGGACGACGTCGAGCCTTACGACCTGCTGCGAGCGATTGGGAATCTTGGAGTGGCGACAGGCGAAGATGGCTCTGCGCATGCCGGGCGCATCCTGAACCTGCTGATCGATGGATTACGCCACCGGCAGTCACATTCGTGA